One Thermodesulfobacteriota bacterium DNA segment encodes these proteins:
- the tatA gene encoding twin-arginine translocase TatA/TatE family subunit yields the protein MFGHFGLPELLIILVILLLIFGPSRLGDLGASLGKGIKGFRKSMKDDEIDVTPSKDETKQINDPKLETTGAASESKKNAQ from the coding sequence ATGTTTGGACATTTCGGGCTACCCGAACTTTTAATAATCCTTGTGATTCTGCTATTAATCTTCGGTCCCAGCAGGTTAGGCGACCTGGGGGCTTCCCTCGGGAAGGGGATCAAGGGTTTCAGGAAATCGATGAAGGATGACGAGATAGACGTCACCCCTTCCAAGGATGAAACGAAGCAGATAAACGACCCCAAGCTGGAAACAACCGGCGCGGCTTCCGAGAGCAAAAAGAACGCTCAGTAA
- a CDS encoding DUF2007 domain-containing protein, which produces MKRLYTPGDESELVFLKSMFEASGMPYYVQNENFGSLYTGSYMSPLNAKTIMVPEDIFDDAKDLIRSVNENAVFEDERPGREEGGVNVLDAVLNLLSFGLLFRGPGKKTGRKDD; this is translated from the coding sequence ATGAAAAGACTGTATACGCCCGGGGACGAATCGGAGCTGGTATTCCTCAAGAGCATGTTCGAGGCTTCGGGGATGCCCTATTACGTCCAGAACGAGAACTTCGGCTCTCTCTATACGGGATCCTATATGAGCCCGCTCAACGCGAAGACGATAATGGTGCCCGAGGACATATTCGACGACGCGAAGGACCTGATCAGGAGCGTTAACGAGAACGCGGTGTTCGAGGACGAGCGCCCCGGACGGGAAGAGGGCGGCGTGAATGTGCTCGATGCCGTGCTGAATCTCCTCTCCTTCGGCCTGCTGTTCCGCGGCCCGGGAAAGAAGACCGGAAGGAAGGACGACTGA
- the lhgO gene encoding L-2-hydroxyglutarate oxidase, which produces MSTHSAQSCNILIVGAGITGLATARELAKRGVGDVLILEKEERLGAHASGRNSGVLHAGIYYSPGTNKARFCVEGNRLMKEYCRERGLTLKETGKVIVPDSDEKEEMLAELKRRADSSGARCSVIDPKELLEIEPYAAPGRRAIYSPDTAVVDPAEILNEMRRELEAGGKVRFLLRASFLGLKETHTAVTSAGDIRFGKLVNAAGTFADKVAAAFGVGGDYKVLPFKGTYKKLKKEKAYLVKGNIYPVPDLRNPFLGVHFTRSVRDEVYIGPTAIPVFGREEYGFLDDLSLESLSILFRDGVLFFANDAFRYAALTEIRKYSARNLIEEARGLLPSVGIGDVEDTPKRGIRPQLVDWRTKELVTDFVVVREGDSLHILNAISPAFTCSLAFARHTVDMLLG; this is translated from the coding sequence ATGAGTACACATTCTGCGCAGAGCTGCAACATACTCATCGTGGGCGCGGGGATTACGGGGCTCGCGACCGCGCGGGAGCTCGCCAAACGAGGTGTCGGCGACGTCCTCATCCTGGAAAAGGAGGAGAGGCTCGGCGCTCACGCGAGCGGAAGGAACAGCGGCGTGCTCCACGCGGGCATCTACTATTCACCCGGGACTAACAAAGCGAGGTTCTGCGTCGAGGGGAACCGGCTCATGAAGGAGTACTGCCGGGAGAGGGGCCTCACGCTCAAGGAAACCGGCAAGGTGATAGTCCCCGACAGCGACGAAAAAGAAGAGATGCTTGCGGAGCTAAAGAGAAGGGCGGATTCCTCCGGGGCGAGGTGTTCCGTTATCGACCCGAAAGAGCTCCTCGAGATCGAGCCTTACGCCGCGCCCGGAAGAAGGGCCATCTATTCCCCCGACACGGCCGTGGTCGACCCCGCGGAGATACTGAACGAAATGAGAAGGGAGCTCGAAGCGGGAGGAAAGGTGCGGTTCCTCTTACGCGCTTCGTTCCTCGGACTAAAGGAAACGCACACCGCCGTCACGAGCGCGGGGGATATAAGGTTCGGAAAGCTCGTCAACGCCGCGGGCACTTTCGCGGATAAAGTTGCGGCGGCATTCGGCGTCGGCGGGGATTACAAGGTGCTCCCGTTCAAGGGCACGTACAAGAAGCTGAAAAAGGAGAAGGCGTATCTCGTGAAGGGGAACATATATCCCGTCCCCGACTTGAGGAACCCTTTCCTCGGCGTGCACTTCACGAGGAGCGTCAGGGACGAGGTCTACATCGGCCCGACCGCCATCCCCGTATTTGGCAGAGAGGAATACGGGTTTCTCGACGACCTCTCCCTCGAATCGCTCTCCATACTCTTCCGGGACGGCGTGCTCTTCTTCGCGAACGACGCGTTCAGATACGCGGCCCTGACGGAGATAAGGAAATACTCGGCCCGTAACCTGATCGAAGAAGCGAGGGGGCTCCTTCCCTCCGTCGGTATCGGCGACGTAGAGGACACGCCCAAGCGCGGCATACGCCCCCAGCTCGTAGACTGGCGGACGAAGGAGCTCGTGACCGACTTCGTCGTGGTCAGGGAAGGGGACTCGCTCCACATACTCAACGCCATATCCCCCGCATTCACCTGCTCGCTGGCTTTTGCGAGGCATACGGTCGATATGCTGCTCGGATGA
- a CDS encoding NAD(P)/FAD-dependent oxidoreductase — protein sequence MTTAADDSQKHHVVILGGGFGGLYAAKALSRSGIRVTLIDRRNFHLFQPLLYQVAAGWLSPGEIASPLRMVLSRYRNTHVYQAEVTDIVPGEKAVVLKDGIVTYDTLVVATGSSHHYFGHEEWAKTAPGLKTVEDALEMRRKILLSFEAAEREPDPEIQKAWMTFLIVGAGPTGVELAGTIGELARTTLRHDFRNIDTAKAEIILVEGRDHVLPSYPPELSEKAAESLRRLGVTVRLDTLVTGIEGNKAALSCKGVCDEIESRTILWTAGVKASPLGRVLEKRAGAALDGTGRVIVGPDLTIPGHPDIFVIGDLANFSHQGGTPLPGVAPVAMQEGRYVAGIIKNRLAGKETKPFKYENKGILAVIGRNAAVADLPWMRLSGFPAWLIWALVHLSYLIEFDNKVLVLFQWAWNYFTRKRGVRLITGEYPSSLVNSKNGKPGE from the coding sequence ATGACTACAGCTGCCGATGACTCGCAGAAGCACCACGTCGTCATACTCGGAGGAGGGTTCGGGGGGCTTTACGCTGCGAAGGCGCTCTCCCGCTCCGGAATACGCGTTACGCTCATAGACAGGAGGAACTTCCATCTCTTCCAGCCGCTCCTCTACCAGGTCGCGGCGGGCTGGCTCTCTCCCGGCGAGATAGCCTCCCCTCTGCGGATGGTGCTGAGCAGGTACAGGAATACGCACGTCTATCAGGCCGAGGTGACGGACATTGTGCCCGGCGAGAAAGCCGTAGTGCTGAAAGACGGCATAGTCACCTACGACACACTCGTAGTCGCGACCGGGTCGAGCCACCACTACTTCGGGCACGAGGAGTGGGCGAAGACGGCTCCCGGGCTCAAGACCGTCGAGGACGCGCTCGAGATGAGACGAAAGATACTGCTGTCTTTCGAGGCGGCGGAGCGCGAGCCCGACCCGGAGATACAGAAAGCGTGGATGACTTTTCTCATAGTCGGGGCGGGCCCGACCGGGGTCGAGCTCGCGGGCACCATAGGCGAGCTCGCGCGCACCACGCTGAGGCACGATTTCAGGAACATCGACACGGCGAAGGCCGAGATTATACTCGTCGAAGGCAGGGACCATGTGCTCCCCTCCTATCCGCCCGAGCTTTCGGAGAAGGCCGCCGAATCTCTCAGGAGGCTCGGCGTCACGGTGAGGCTCGATACGCTCGTTACGGGCATAGAGGGGAACAAGGCCGCCCTCAGCTGCAAGGGCGTCTGCGATGAGATAGAATCGAGGACGATACTCTGGACCGCAGGCGTGAAGGCGTCGCCCCTCGGCAGGGTGCTCGAAAAAAGAGCGGGAGCCGCGCTGGACGGCACCGGCAGGGTCATAGTAGGGCCCGACCTCACGATACCGGGACATCCCGACATATTCGTCATCGGCGACCTCGCGAACTTCTCGCACCAGGGCGGAACGCCTCTTCCGGGAGTAGCGCCCGTCGCCATGCAGGAGGGGAGGTACGTCGCGGGGATCATAAAAAACAGGCTCGCGGGAAAGGAAACGAAACCGTTTAAATACGAGAACAAGGGAATCCTGGCCGTTATTGGACGGAACGCCGCGGTGGCCGACCTCCCGTGGATGAGGCTCTCGGGATTCCCCGCATGGCTCATATGGGCGTTAGTCCATTTAAGTTATCTCATCGAATTCGACAACAAGGTGCTCGTGCTATTCCAGTGGGCGTGGAACTACTTCACGAGGAAAAGGGGAGTGAGGCTGATTACGGGAGAGTACCCTTCGTCCCTCGTCAACAGCAAGAACGGGAAACCGGGCGAATGA
- a CDS encoding methyltransferase — MNTEYTDEKARPGKRDLLIYYALELIVAALILVTGPAVAKHPLLIFVQIAGIWIVLWVVWTNRVRKFRISLDLHPRTRFVAKGPYNFVRYPVYTAILIITLALAVDRLEIEGFVLWLILLAVFIMDIRFEDRLYSSYFSDYSLYKGKTSRLVPYVY; from the coding sequence ATGAACACGGAATACACGGATGAGAAAGCGAGGCCCGGCAAGCGGGACCTCCTCATATACTATGCCCTCGAGCTCATCGTCGCGGCTCTGATCCTCGTTACCGGGCCCGCCGTCGCGAAGCACCCGCTCCTGATATTCGTCCAGATCGCGGGGATATGGATAGTCCTCTGGGTAGTCTGGACCAACAGGGTAAGAAAATTCCGCATTTCCCTCGACCTCCATCCGCGGACGAGGTTCGTGGCCAAAGGGCCTTACAATTTCGTGAGATACCCGGTGTACACGGCCATACTCATCATAACGCTCGCCCTCGCTGTCGACAGGCTCGAGATCGAGGGGTTCGTCCTCTGGCTCATTCTCCTGGCCGTCTTTATCATGGACATAAGGTTCGAGGACAGGCTCTACTCGTCCTACTTCAGCGACTATTCGCTCTACAAGGGAAAGACCTCCCGCCTGGTGCCGTACGTGTATTGA
- a CDS encoding sulfurtransferase gives MAEYAHPEVVVSTEWVSQHSKDPDIKIVESDEDVLLYEVGHIEGAVKIDWQTDLQDQLIRDYIDKAKFEKLLSEKGISNDTTVVFYGDKNNWWACYAYWVFKLFGHDKALVMNGGRQKWIEEGRPLTKEVPDYPKTNYKVSGINESIRAFRDDVTKHIGTKKPLIDVRSPKEFTGELLHMEAYPQEGALRGGHIPGAKNVPWATAVKEDGTFKSADELKAIYEEGKGLKKNDDVIAYCRIGERSSHTWFVLTYLLGFDRVRNYDGSWTEWGNLVKAPIEKP, from the coding sequence ATGGCAGAGTACGCGCATCCGGAAGTTGTGGTAAGCACCGAATGGGTCTCCCAGCATTCGAAAGACCCTGACATAAAGATAGTCGAGTCCGACGAGGACGTGCTTTTATACGAGGTCGGACACATCGAAGGGGCCGTGAAGATAGACTGGCAGACGGACCTCCAGGACCAGCTCATAAGGGATTACATAGACAAGGCGAAATTCGAGAAGCTGCTGTCGGAAAAAGGCATCTCGAACGACACCACGGTCGTGTTCTACGGCGACAAGAACAACTGGTGGGCATGCTACGCCTACTGGGTGTTCAAGCTCTTCGGCCACGATAAGGCGCTCGTCATGAACGGCGGCAGGCAGAAATGGATCGAGGAGGGGAGGCCTCTTACGAAGGAAGTCCCGGATTATCCGAAGACGAATTACAAGGTATCGGGCATAAACGAGTCCATCAGGGCGTTCAGGGACGACGTCACGAAGCACATCGGAACGAAGAAGCCCCTCATAGACGTGCGCTCGCCCAAGGAGTTCACGGGGGAGCTGCTCCACATGGAAGCGTACCCGCAGGAAGGGGCGCTCAGGGGCGGGCACATACCCGGCGCGAAGAACGTGCCCTGGGCTACTGCGGTGAAGGAAGACGGCACGTTCAAGTCGGCGGACGAGCTTAAGGCGATATACGAGGAGGGCAAGGGGCTCAAGAAGAACGACGACGTGATCGCATACTGCAGGATAGGAGAGAGGTCGTCCCACACGTGGTTCGTCCTCACGTACCTGCTCGGCTTCGACAGGGTGAGGAACTACGACGGCTCGTGGACCGAGTGGGGGAACCTGGTCAAGGCCCCGATAGAGAAACCCTGA
- a CDS encoding SufE family protein, giving the protein MTRIDEIIGQFQDADYQETLSMLLDYSEALPPLPEEYRDARDAGYNRVPECETPVYIFVDMKDGKVHIHADVPEESPTVRGFVSLLVDAFNGATPGEIETAPENLIHSLSLDRKLGTRRMFGLSAVYNRIRSEVRNADGAL; this is encoded by the coding sequence ATGACCAGGATAGATGAGATCATAGGGCAGTTTCAGGACGCCGACTATCAGGAGACGCTCTCCATGCTCCTCGATTACTCCGAGGCGCTGCCTCCGCTACCGGAGGAGTACAGGGACGCGAGGGACGCGGGGTATAACCGCGTGCCCGAATGCGAAACGCCGGTGTACATTTTCGTCGATATGAAGGACGGGAAGGTGCATATCCACGCCGACGTGCCCGAGGAATCCCCGACCGTGAGGGGTTTCGTCTCGCTCCTCGTCGACGCGTTCAACGGGGCGACTCCCGGCGAGATCGAAACGGCCCCCGAGAACCTCATACACAGCCTGAGCCTCGACCGGAAGCTCGGAACGAGGCGGATGTTCGGACTCTCCGCGGTGTATAACCGCATCAGGAGCGAGGTCAGGAACGCGGACGGCGCGCTCTGA
- a CDS encoding iron-sulfur cluster assembly scaffold protein codes for MKHDELMELIVDHYKNPSNRGVIENASAVQKGGNPGCGDIVTVYVDADEEGVVRRLSFEGEGCMVSQAGTSLILEKAEGLTLSEIEEMPPETVSGMLGKRLVMTRPNCAHLGFNTLKLAVRKLIAEDVNGLKHSEANPE; via the coding sequence ATGAAACACGACGAATTGATGGAGCTTATCGTCGATCACTATAAAAACCCGTCCAACAGGGGCGTGATCGAAAACGCGAGCGCCGTGCAGAAGGGAGGGAACCCGGGGTGCGGGGACATCGTAACCGTATATGTCGACGCGGACGAGGAGGGCGTCGTGAGACGCCTCAGCTTCGAAGGGGAGGGGTGCATGGTGAGCCAGGCGGGGACGTCGCTCATACTCGAGAAGGCCGAGGGCTTGACGCTATCCGAGATAGAGGAAATGCCGCCCGAGACCGTGTCCGGGATGCTCGGCAAGAGGCTTGTCATGACTAGGCCCAACTGCGCGCACCTCGGGTTCAATACGCTCAAGCTCGCGGTCAGGAAGCTGATCGCCGAGGATGTGAACGGCCTCAAGCACAGTGAGGCAAACCCGGAATAA
- a CDS encoding class I SAM-dependent methyltransferase gives MNAGTKDHWDRVYAANEINRLGWYEAAPEPSISLISKCRIGKDDPILDVGAGASTLIDYLLDQGYSNITVLDISETALEKLKERLGEEKSRRVRWIVDDITEPAQMAELRDVALWHDRALLHFLLGEKEREMYLTVLNRSVRIGGYVIIAAFSLTGARKCSGLDVMNYDQRILSDFLGKDYCLIEYFDYLYYTPSGQERPYIYTLFRRKQSKD, from the coding sequence ATGAATGCCGGAACGAAAGATCATTGGGACCGGGTTTACGCCGCGAATGAGATAAACAGGCTCGGCTGGTATGAAGCGGCTCCTGAACCCTCAATAAGTTTGATATCGAAATGCCGGATCGGAAAAGACGATCCCATTCTGGACGTCGGTGCGGGAGCATCTACTTTGATCGATTATCTCCTCGATCAGGGATACAGTAACATTACCGTTTTAGATATAAGCGAAACGGCGCTGGAAAAGCTCAAGGAACGGCTGGGGGAGGAGAAAAGCCGCCGGGTAAGATGGATAGTGGACGATATTACGGAGCCCGCTCAAATGGCGGAGTTACGGGACGTGGCTCTCTGGCACGACAGGGCGCTTCTGCATTTCCTGCTCGGGGAAAAAGAACGGGAGATGTATTTGACCGTCCTTAACAGGTCGGTAAGGATCGGGGGATATGTAATCATCGCGGCCTTTTCGCTGACGGGGGCCAGGAAGTGCAGCGGTCTCGACGTCATGAATTACGATCAAAGAATATTGTCGGATTTTCTTGGGAAGGATTACTGCCTGATCGAATACTTCGACTACCTGTATTACACACCTTCGGGTCAGGAAAGACCCTACATTTACACTTTATTCCGGAGGAAACAGTCTAAGGACTGA
- the nuoF gene encoding NADH-quinone oxidoreductase subunit NuoF — MPELRIIRTYAGVPDSHTIDSYISRGGYTALPKALGMKPDEIIEEVKKAGLRGRGGAGFPTGVKWSFIQRDSKKPIYLCCNADESEPGSFKDREILEQDPHQMLEGIIIACYAINSHKSYIYIRGEMPYGAKIIEGAIREAYERGYLGRNILNSGFDLDVVLFRGAGAYICGEETGLLESIEGKNGEPRPKPPFPAQVGLFGCPTIINNVETLACVPHIINKGADWFAGIGIPKNTGTKIYGLCGNVNKPGLYELPLGITLRDLINEYGEGVPGGRSVKAVSPGGSSAGVLSADELDITMDFDSLAAAGSMLGTAGVTVMDDSTCMVRVAQNLAHFYRDESCGQCVQCREGTWWLEKMLTTIEEGRGRMEHIDTLLDACFQMRGTTICALADGCAMPIDSIVRKFRHEFEDHVRLGRCPFERKTLGEWV, encoded by the coding sequence ATGCCCGAACTGAGAATTATTCGCACGTACGCAGGCGTGCCCGATTCGCACACGATCGATTCATACATATCCCGAGGCGGCTATACCGCTCTCCCCAAGGCATTAGGGATGAAGCCCGATGAAATAATAGAGGAGGTAAAGAAGGCAGGGCTCAGGGGTAGGGGAGGCGCGGGTTTCCCGACCGGGGTGAAGTGGAGCTTCATACAGAGGGACTCTAAGAAGCCCATATACCTCTGCTGCAACGCCGACGAGAGCGAGCCCGGGAGCTTCAAGGACAGGGAGATACTGGAGCAGGACCCTCACCAGATGCTCGAAGGCATAATCATCGCATGCTACGCGATCAATTCGCACAAGTCGTACATATACATAAGGGGCGAGATGCCCTACGGCGCGAAGATAATCGAGGGTGCGATCAGGGAAGCTTACGAGAGAGGCTATCTCGGCAGGAACATACTCAACTCGGGCTTCGACCTCGACGTCGTGCTCTTCAGGGGCGCAGGCGCGTATATTTGCGGCGAGGAGACGGGCCTCCTCGAATCGATAGAGGGGAAGAACGGCGAGCCCAGGCCGAAGCCGCCTTTCCCGGCGCAGGTAGGGCTGTTCGGATGTCCGACGATCATAAACAACGTGGAGACGCTCGCGTGCGTGCCGCATATAATTAATAAAGGCGCCGACTGGTTCGCCGGCATAGGCATACCCAAGAACACGGGCACAAAGATCTACGGCCTCTGCGGGAACGTAAACAAGCCCGGCCTCTACGAGCTGCCCCTCGGCATTACGCTCCGGGACCTCATAAACGAGTACGGGGAAGGCGTGCCGGGCGGGAGGAGCGTCAAGGCGGTCTCTCCCGGCGGCTCTTCTGCCGGCGTCCTCTCCGCGGACGAGCTCGACATAACGATGGACTTCGATTCCCTCGCCGCCGCGGGCTCCATGCTCGGCACCGCGGGCGTGACGGTCATGGACGATTCGACCTGCATGGTCAGGGTCGCACAGAACCTCGCCCACTTCTACAGGGACGAGTCCTGCGGGCAGTGCGTCCAGTGCAGGGAAGGGACGTGGTGGCTCGAGAAGATGCTCACGACGATAGAAGAGGGGAGGGGGAGGATGGAGCACATAGACACACTCCTCGACGCGTGTTTCCAGATGAGGGGGACGACCATCTGCGCGCTCGCCGACGGGTGCGCGATGCCCATAGATTCGATAGTCAGGAAATTCCGCCACGAGTTCGAAGACCACGTGCGCCTGGGCAGGTGCCCTTTCGAGAGGAAGACTCTCGGGGAGTGGGTGTAG
- a CDS encoding cyclic nucleotide-binding domain-containing protein yields MQTLESILSGHYCFKGLDKKYLDMIAKKATHASFKEGDYIFHEGDKGNKLYIIQEGIVALETRLAPDRDPITIQMIGEGDVLGWAWLFPPHLCHFDAKVVAPTKTVVLDGTFIRTKCEEDHDLGYELMKRFASLIQQRLQAVRLQNPNMYVVKPKS; encoded by the coding sequence ATGCAGACACTCGAATCCATACTAAGCGGGCACTACTGCTTCAAGGGGCTCGATAAAAAGTATCTGGACATGATAGCGAAAAAGGCGACCCATGCGAGTTTCAAGGAAGGGGATTACATATTCCACGAGGGCGACAAGGGCAACAAGCTCTATATCATCCAGGAGGGGATAGTGGCGCTCGAGACGAGGCTCGCCCCGGACAGGGACCCGATAACCATACAGATGATAGGAGAGGGTGATGTGTTGGGATGGGCATGGCTTTTCCCGCCGCATCTCTGCCATTTCGACGCGAAAGTCGTCGCGCCCACTAAGACCGTCGTGCTCGACGGCACGTTCATTCGGACTAAATGCGAAGAGGACCATGACCTGGGCTACGAGCTCATGAAGAGGTTCGCTTCCCTCATACAGCAGAGGCTCCAGGCCGTGAGGCTCCAGAACCCCAATATGTACGTCGTCAAGCCGAAGTCGTAA
- a CDS encoding CBS domain-containing protein produces the protein MLEEMKVRDLIGARDRVYFVDAEDTADVAALKLRNFKVRTTGVMQGGHIVGVVGHSDFATKLVALGKKPSEVKIAEIMSEVLHTVTLESTFYECLDLMNEHGISHLFILDEDGQYYGMLAWSDLQRILVKELKYQLKVAQEYAFGPYLEVSR, from the coding sequence ATGCTGGAAGAAATGAAAGTCCGCGATCTTATCGGCGCGAGAGACAGGGTGTATTTTGTGGATGCTGAAGACACGGCCGACGTCGCCGCTCTGAAACTCCGGAATTTCAAGGTAAGGACCACAGGCGTTATGCAGGGCGGGCATATAGTCGGAGTCGTGGGTCATTCGGATTTCGCAACCAAGCTTGTGGCCCTCGGCAAGAAGCCGTCAGAGGTGAAGATAGCGGAGATCATGAGCGAGGTCCTTCACACGGTCACCCTCGAATCCACTTTCTATGAATGCCTCGACCTCATGAACGAGCACGGCATATCGCACCTCTTCATACTCGACGAGGACGGCCAGTATTACGGCATGCTCGCGTGGAGCGACCTGCAGCGGATACTCGTGAAGGAGCTCAAGTACCAGCTCAAGGTAGCGCAGGAATACGCGTTCGGCCCGTACTTGGAAGTCTCCAGATAA
- a CDS encoding MgtC/SapB family protein: MDYIVQMVNSLPLELKILSYVVISMLLGAAVGLDRELADKPAGLRTHMLVAGSSALLVSLGKLIVPDFGLSDVALGSDPLRIIGAIITGVSFLGAGTIIRSGGEERVKGLTTAAALLFVSSVGICVALSKPLLAIGVTVITLATLRGVVYLERKFGFGKREL, encoded by the coding sequence ATGGATTATATAGTGCAGATGGTCAATTCCCTCCCGCTAGAGCTTAAGATTCTATCCTACGTCGTAATATCTATGCTCCTTGGCGCGGCGGTCGGCCTCGACAGGGAGCTCGCCGACAAGCCCGCGGGGCTAAGGACCCACATGCTGGTCGCGGGCTCGTCCGCGCTCCTGGTATCGCTCGGCAAGCTGATAGTCCCCGACTTCGGACTTTCGGACGTAGCCCTCGGCTCGGATCCATTAAGGATTATAGGCGCGATAATCACCGGGGTGAGCTTCCTCGGCGCGGGCACGATCATAAGGAGCGGGGGAGAGGAGAGGGTGAAGGGACTTACGACCGCGGCCGCGCTTCTGTTCGTCTCATCAGTCGGCATATGCGTCGCTTTATCTAAGCCGCTTCTCGCGATAGGGGTGACAGTCATCACCCTTGCGACACTGAGGGGCGTCGTGTACCTCGAGAGGAAGTTCGGATTCGGCAAGAGGGAGTTATAG
- a CDS encoding sodium:proton antiporter, whose protein sequence is MGEHFLIGFAAIIVLGIGAYWVSWRLRIPAILLLLASGFVAGPVTGLINPDEIFGDILLPVVSVCVAVILFEGGMNLKFSELREIRRVVVSLVTVGVLVTWAVTAVAAYFLFGFSHQIASLLGAILVVTGPTVIMPLLRNLRATGKMGSIMKWEGIVIDPIGAMLAVLVFQSVVAGGVIEATEKVGLSVLKTVIVGGAVGVAGARALIIILKKYWVPDYLQNSVTLMILIAAFTFSDYIQKESGFVTVTIMGIVLANQREVSVKHIMEFKETLRVLFISSLFIILSSRLTFSDLDFLMSYKSALFLLVLFVAARPLSVFLSTRGSGLQLKEKIFLSWMAPRGIVAASVASVFGLKLVQDGFTEAEHLVSITFLVITATVLVYGLTAPSLARKLGIAKPDPQGVLFVGAHDWARAIAKFLHDDGFMVSLVDSSWENVSAARKDGLEAHYKNIILDDVAGQVDCGGIGKLLAITSNDEVNSLAALSFVESFGRSQVYQLPRQSGRHSAHEEKSVSELTGRFLFSPEATYEYITFQFGTGAVIRKTQMTAEFDYEAFMSQHGGKAVPLFLIKENGDLLAFANDNPPVPQPGHHVVALVAEVADGTSGGAQG, encoded by the coding sequence ATGGGCGAACACTTTCTCATCGGATTCGCGGCGATAATCGTGCTCGGCATCGGCGCTTACTGGGTCTCATGGCGGCTGAGGATACCTGCCATACTTCTGCTCCTGGCCTCCGGTTTCGTGGCGGGCCCTGTAACGGGGCTCATAAACCCGGACGAGATATTCGGGGACATCCTGCTGCCCGTGGTTTCGGTCTGTGTTGCCGTGATACTTTTCGAGGGCGGGATGAACCTCAAGTTCTCGGAGCTGAGGGAGATAAGGAGGGTGGTCGTGAGCCTCGTGACCGTGGGCGTATTGGTCACGTGGGCCGTTACCGCAGTAGCCGCATATTTCCTATTCGGCTTCAGCCACCAGATAGCGTCGCTCCTGGGCGCGATCCTAGTCGTAACGGGCCCGACCGTCATCATGCCGCTTCTCCGTAATTTAAGAGCAACGGGCAAGATGGGCTCGATCATGAAATGGGAAGGTATAGTGATCGACCCTATAGGGGCGATGCTCGCCGTGCTCGTCTTCCAGTCGGTCGTCGCGGGCGGGGTGATCGAGGCGACCGAGAAAGTGGGGTTGAGCGTGCTCAAGACCGTGATCGTCGGCGGCGCGGTGGGCGTCGCCGGGGCGCGGGCGTTGATAATCATACTTAAGAAATACTGGGTCCCCGATTACCTCCAGAACTCGGTCACGCTCATGATCCTCATCGCCGCTTTCACGTTTTCCGACTACATACAGAAGGAATCGGGGTTCGTTACGGTGACGATAATGGGCATCGTGCTCGCCAACCAGAGGGAGGTGAGCGTAAAGCACATAATGGAATTCAAGGAGACGCTCCGCGTGCTCTTCATATCGAGCCTGTTCATCATTCTGTCGTCGAGGCTCACTTTCAGCGACCTCGATTTCCTGATGAGCTACAAGAGCGCTCTCTTCCTCCTCGTGCTGTTCGTCGCAGCGAGGCCGCTCAGCGTTTTCCTCTCGACGCGGGGCAGCGGTCTGCAGTTAAAGGAGAAGATATTCCTTTCCTGGATGGCCCCGCGCGGCATAGTCGCCGCCTCGGTAGCCTCGGTCTTCGGACTTAAGCTCGTGCAGGACGGTTTCACGGAGGCCGAGCACCTCGTGAGCATAACGTTCCTCGTTATCACTGCGACCGTGCTCGTCTACGGGCTCACCGCGCCGTCTCTCGCGAGGAAGCTCGGCATAGCGAAGCCCGACCCGCAGGGAGTGCTCTTCGTAGGAGCGCACGACTGGGCGAGGGCGATAGCGAAGTTCCTCCATGACGACGGCTTCATGGTGTCGCTCGTCGACTCGAGCTGGGAGAACGTGTCGGCCGCGCGCAAGGACGGGCTCGAGGCGCATTATAAAAACATCATCCTCGACGACGTGGCCGGGCAGGTAGACTGCGGCGGGATAGGGAAGCTCCTCGCTATCACGTCGAACGACGAGGTGAACTCGCTCGCGGCGTTAAGCTTCGTCGAGTCGTTCGGGCGGTCCCAGGTGTACCAGCTCCCGAGGCAGTCGGGCAGGCACAGCGCGCACGAGGAGAAATCCGTGTCGGAGCTGACCGGAAGGTTTTTATTCTCGCCCGAGGCCACATACGAGTACATTACTTTTCAGTTCGGGACAGGGGCGGTCATAAGGAAGACACAGATGACCGCCGAATTCGACTACGAGGCGTTCATGAGCCAACACGGGGGTAAAGCGGTGCCTCTCTTCCTCATCAAGGAGAACGGGGACCTGCTGGCTTTTGCTAACGACAACCCGCCCGTACCCCAGCCGGGCCACCACGTCGTGGCGCTCGTCGCCGAGGTTGCGGACGGAACGAGCGGCGGCGCGCAGGGGTAA